The DNA segment GTTGCCTCGAGTTCGGCCTCGAGCGCTTCGAGTTCGTCGGTCGCTTCCTCGAGTTGCTCGTCCGTCCTCGCAAGGTCGGCCTCGAGGGTTTCGGCAGTCTCCTCGAGCGTTCCGATATCGTCGTCGTGGGCTTCGAGCCTCATCGTGTGCGCTTCGATATCGCCGTCGTGGCCTTCGATACGCTCGGCCTGCCACTCGAGGTCGGCTTCGACATCGCCGATTTCTCCCTCGAGCCCGGCGATTTCGTCCATCAGACCGTTTTCGACGGTTTCGACACGGTCGAGAAGGCCCGTTTCGAGCGCCTCGATTCGGTCATCGACTCTCTCCTCGACATCGTCGATTTCGGCTTCTAGCGCCGCCGTCCGATCGTCGATTCGCTCTTCGAGCGTTTCGAGGCGTTCCTCGAACGCATCGCGATCTCGTGCTCGTTGTTCCTCGAGATCGTCCAGTCGGGCGGTAACCGTTTCGTGGTTGATTTCGGCCGTTTCGACGTGCGCTTCGAAATCGTCGCGAACCGTATCGACGGTGGCCCCGATTTCGGCCAGCGAATCCTCGAGTGAGTCGCGTGCGGCGTCGAAATCGGTTCGAAGCTCGTCGGTTTCGGCTTCGACCGTCGAGAGTGATGACTCGAGTGCGTCGAGCCGCTCGTCGACACTGTCGAGTCGTTCCGCGAGCCGCTCGTCGGTCGCATCGAGATCGTCGACGCTATTCTCGAGCGAACGGATGTCTGCTGTCGCGGCTTCCAGTCCGTCCTGTACGTCGGCCAGTACGGTCTCTGCCGTGCCGTTCTCGTCCAGAAACTCGCCGAGTGAATCGGTGTAGGCCTCGAGCTGTGATACCGTCGATTCGACGTGCTCGAGTCGAACCTCGTTGCTGGTCGTCGTGTCGATGTTCAGTGCGCGACGGAGTGCCTCCCGTTTGGCTCCCCCTTCGTCCGACTTCAGTTCGATGAGTAACGCATCGAGCAACGCTTCGTCGAACCGGTCGTGCGGTTCGTCAGGTAGTGTGAGTGGTTCGTTCTGTGCGTTCATAGCTGTCGTCAGTGCGGACTCCCCCCAGAGTCACTTCAATACACGAACCCCGAGGGTAATAATAGTACTCTTCTTTCTACCATATTGAAGTCTTCAGACTCGACCAAATCGAATTCCTGAAATGGACCGCCTCGAAAGGGTCGGCCAATGGGAACCCCGCTCGAGGACCGAACGGCGCAGGCGACCGAAGTTATCGAACGACTCGAACACGAGTATCCGGATTCGACGATTTCGCTTCGGTACTCGAACCGCCTCGAGTTGCTGATCGCGGTGATGCTCTCGGCACAGTGTACGGACGAGCGCGTCAATGCCGAGACCGAACAGCTGTTCGAAACCTACCGGACGCCCGAGGACTACGCCAACGCGCCACAGGAAGAACTCGCCGAGGCGTTGAACTCGATCACGTACTACAACAACAAAGCGAAGTACATCCGCAGTGCGTGTCAGACGATCGTCGACGAACACGACGGCGAGGTGCCGGACACGATGGACGAACTGACCGCGCTCTCGGGCGTGGGGCGAAAGACGGCGAACGTCGTGCTCCAACACGGGCACGATATCGTCGAGGGAATCGTCGTCGATACGCACGTCCAGCGACTCACTCGACGACTCGGACTGACTGAAGAGAACTACCCGGAGCAGATCGAGCAGGATCTGCTCTCGGTGATTCCCGGATCGGCATGGCAGCAGTTTACCCACCTTTGTATCGACCACGGCCGTGCCGTCTGTTCGGCCCGCTCTGCAGACTGTGAATCCTGTGTTCTCGCCGACATCTGCCCCTCAGAAAAGGGCGATAGCGACATTGATCTGGCCTCCGGTGAACCCTGGTAACGACACTATAGTAGCCAGTGAAAGTCATTGCACACCCTATCGCTTGACTTCGTCGTGATAGGTGTGTACATCGTTCCACTGGCTACTATATTTCCTCGACATTTTCTTCCCCCTCAAGACGCCATTTCGTGTGCAAGCCAATGTCCCTTTTTTCACCACAGCCACCCACGAGGTGGTGGCACACATGAGCGACGAGACGACCCACGGACGAGACGTCGAACTGGCAACGGAAGCCGCCGATGAAGAACCGGAGCAAGCGGAATTGCCCGACGGTGTCGACGATGCGGAATTGAGCGAGGCGCAGCAGGCTGCTCGAGAACGAGCGGACGAAAAACGGCGCAAAGAAGACATCGAACACGGGTCCACCGAACGAGAAAGTGCGGCACTCGAGAACGCCAACCCGAACGATCACCGGGACGAACCGCCCAACAATAGCTAAACGCGGCGTACGGATTTCCACGTGACCGTGATTGGTGTCTCGACTGTCGAGGTGTCGAGCGACATCCTCGCAAAACCTCGTCCATAGCAGAACCTCTTTTACCTATCCAACCAACCCCTCGAGTATGACCACGCTCGGTCTGGTGATCGCGCAGTTCAATCGGCCGATTACCAAACGGATGGAAGACGCTGCCCTCGAGGCAGCCACGTCGGCCGGAGCCGAGGTCGCCGAGGTCGTCTCGGTGCCCGGCGTCTACGATGCACCGCTGGCTGCCGACCGACTCGCCCGACTCGAGGCCATCGACGCCGTCGTCGTAATCGGGACCGTGATAACCGGCGATACCGACCATGATCAGGTCATCACCGATGCCGCTGCCGGCCGACTCGCAGATGTGAGCCTCGAGCGTGACACCCCGGTTACACTCGGCGTCACTGGCCCGGGAATGTCGGCCGCGGAAGCCCGCGAACGCGTCGATAACGCAGCCAAAGCCGTCGGCGGTGCGCTCGACCTCGTCGACGAACTGCCGTCCCCGTAAGCGTCCCTCGAGAAACCGACGCGAATCACCACACGGACCGTCGAACACGACGGTCGACACCAACCCTCGCTGTCCACCGAAACATCACCTGACAATGACCATGGAATTCACCGATCGCGTTTCCCGCGTTGAACCGTCCGCAACCCTGACCATCTCGGCGCTCGCCACCGAACTCGAGGCCGACGGCGTCGACGTCGTCGACCTCAGCGTCGGCGAACCGGATTTCCCAACCCCACAGAACATCATCGATGCCGGCCAGCAGGCCATGGACGATGGCTACACCGGCTACACGACCCCCGCGGGTCACCTCGAGCTTCGAGAGGCGATCAGCGAGAAACTCGCCGCTGACGGCCTCGAGCACGGCCCCGACGAAATTATCGTCACGCCAGGGGCGAAACAGTCCCTCTACGAAATCATTCAGGCGCTCATTCAGGATGGCGACGAAGTCGTCCTCCTCGACCCCGCCTGGGTCTCCTACGAAGCGATGGTCAAGATGGCTGGCGGTGACCTCACACGAGTCGACCTCTCCGCCACCGACTTCCAGCTCGAACCCGCGCTCGAGGACCTCGCTGGAGCCGTCTCCGACGACACCGAACTCCTGATCGTCAACTCGCCGTCGAACCCCACCGGCGCGGTGTACTCGGATGCCGCACTCGAGGGCGTTCGCGACCTGGCCGTCGAACACGACATCACCGTCATCTCTGATGAGATTTACAAGGAGATTACCTACGGCGTCGAACCGACCAGTCTGGGCACTCTCGAGGGGATGGCCGACCGGACGGTGACGGTCAACGGCTTCTCGAAAGCCTACTCGATGACGGGCTGGCGCTTGGGCTACTTCGCCGGGCCGAAAGATCTGATCGATCAGGCGGGCAAACTCCACAGCCACTCGGTGTCCTCGGCGACGAACTTCGTCCAGATGGCCGGTATCGAAGCCCTCGAAAACACCGACGAGGCCGTCGCGGAGATGGTCGACGCGTTCGAAGCACGTCGCGATAGCATCGTCGACCTGTTGGCGGAACACGACGTCGACGTCGCCGTCCCCGAAGGGGCGTTCTACATGATGCTCCCAGTCGATGCCGACGACCAGGCCTGGTGTGAGGGAGCCATCGAGGACGCCCACGTCGCGACGGTACCGGGAAGCGCGTTCGGCACGCCCGGCTACGCTCGTATTTCGTATGCAGCTAGCGAAGAGCGGCTCCGAGAAGGCATCAACCGGCTCGTTGCCGAAGGCTACCTCTAGTCCCTTCCCAAACGTCGACGAATGCGTGAAACCGGACAACAGCAATCGGTTTCACGCATTCGTTCAGGTTTGGGAAGCCACTAGTACCCTTTTGTGCTGTGTGGTAAACCGGCCAGCCCCCACTAGCCTCTGCGTCGCAGAATCCGTTCGATGATCAGCCGCGTCGAGAGCAGTTCGTCTTCGTACTGTGGTTCCCGACCCGAGGCACGCCTGACTGCACACTCGAGTCCTCGAGCCGCGAGTTCCGCGCGAATCGCCTCGGGATCGTGGTGCTGGTCGTGACCCAGGGCGATCACGTCCG comes from the Natronosalvus amylolyticus genome and includes:
- a CDS encoding pyridoxal phosphate-dependent aminotransferase, which gives rise to MTMEFTDRVSRVEPSATLTISALATELEADGVDVVDLSVGEPDFPTPQNIIDAGQQAMDDGYTGYTTPAGHLELREAISEKLAADGLEHGPDEIIVTPGAKQSLYEIIQALIQDGDEVVLLDPAWVSYEAMVKMAGGDLTRVDLSATDFQLEPALEDLAGAVSDDTELLIVNSPSNPTGAVYSDAALEGVRDLAVEHDITVISDEIYKEITYGVEPTSLGTLEGMADRTVTVNGFSKAYSMTGWRLGYFAGPKDLIDQAGKLHSHSVSSATNFVQMAGIEALENTDEAVAEMVDAFEARRDSIVDLLAEHDVDVAVPEGAFYMMLPVDADDQAWCEGAIEDAHVATVPGSAFGTPGYARISYAASEERLREGINRLVAEGYL
- the nth gene encoding endonuclease III, translated to MGTPLEDRTAQATEVIERLEHEYPDSTISLRYSNRLELLIAVMLSAQCTDERVNAETEQLFETYRTPEDYANAPQEELAEALNSITYYNNKAKYIRSACQTIVDEHDGEVPDTMDELTALSGVGRKTANVVLQHGHDIVEGIVVDTHVQRLTRRLGLTEENYPEQIEQDLLSVIPGSAWQQFTHLCIDHGRAVCSARSADCESCVLADICPSEKGDSDIDLASGEPW
- the ribH gene encoding 6,7-dimethyl-8-ribityllumazine synthase; the protein is MTTLGLVIAQFNRPITKRMEDAALEAATSAGAEVAEVVSVPGVYDAPLAADRLARLEAIDAVVVIGTVITGDTDHDQVITDAAAGRLADVSLERDTPVTLGVTGPGMSAAEARERVDNAAKAVGGALDLVDELPSP